Proteins encoded within one genomic window of Alkalilimnicola sp. S0819:
- the yajC gene encoding preprotein translocase subunit YajC — protein MSFFISDALAQSGGAAPAGGGFMQLLFPVALIAIFYVLLIRPQAKRAKEHKKMVEALAKGDEVVTNGGLLGRVIDVADDFATVEVAEGVQVKLQKGAVAAVMPKGTYKQQDKKAK, from the coding sequence ATGAGCTTCTTCATTTCCGATGCCCTGGCCCAGTCCGGCGGTGCGGCCCCGGCCGGTGGCGGCTTCATGCAGCTGCTCTTCCCCGTCGCCCTGATCGCTATCTTCTACGTGCTGCTGATCCGGCCCCAGGCCAAGCGCGCCAAGGAGCACAAGAAGATGGTCGAGGCCCTGGCCAAGGGTGACGAGGTGGTGACCAACGGCGGCCTGCTGGGCCGGGTGATCGACGTGGCCGACGACTTCGCCACCGTGGAAGTGGCCGAGGGTGTGCAGGTCAAGCTCCAGAAGGGCGCCGTGGCGGCGGTGATGCCCAAGGGCACCTACAAGCAGCAGGACAAGAAGGCCAAGTAA
- the tgt gene encoding tRNA guanosine(34) transglycosylase Tgt, translating into MRFELLAENAGARRGRLHFDRGTVETPAFMPVGTYGTVKAMTPEELRGSGAEIILGNTFHLMLRPGTEIIRAHGDLHDFTHWQGPILTDSGGFQVFSLGELRKITEEGVSFRSPVDGSKVFLGPEESMAVQRALGSDIVMIFDECTPYPADERQARESMELSLRWAARSKQAHGDNPAALFGIVQGGMYAELRQRSLAGLTEIGYDGYAIGGLSVGEPEDERNRVLDGLAPRMPADKPRYLMGVGRPEDIVEAVRRGVDMFDCVIPTRNARNGFLYTHEGVLRIRNSRHAKDTGPIDERCDCYACQNYSRAYLRHLEKCNEILGARLATIHNLHYYQTLMRELREAIAEGRLEQYVADFYALRSPNLRSHKDNPVT; encoded by the coding sequence ATGCGCTTTGAACTACTGGCCGAGAACGCCGGTGCCCGTCGCGGCCGCCTGCATTTCGACCGGGGCACGGTGGAGACCCCGGCCTTCATGCCGGTGGGCACCTACGGCACGGTGAAGGCCATGACCCCGGAGGAGCTGCGCGGCTCCGGCGCCGAGATCATCCTGGGCAACACCTTCCACCTGATGCTGCGCCCGGGCACCGAGATCATCCGGGCCCACGGTGATCTGCACGATTTCACCCATTGGCAGGGGCCGATCCTCACCGACTCCGGCGGCTTTCAGGTGTTCAGCCTGGGGGAGCTGCGCAAGATCACCGAGGAGGGCGTGAGCTTCCGCTCCCCGGTGGACGGCTCCAAGGTCTTCCTGGGGCCGGAGGAATCCATGGCGGTGCAGCGGGCGCTGGGGTCGGACATCGTCATGATCTTCGACGAGTGCACTCCGTACCCGGCCGACGAGCGGCAGGCGCGGGAGTCCATGGAGCTGTCACTTCGCTGGGCGGCGCGCAGCAAGCAGGCCCACGGCGACAACCCCGCCGCGCTGTTCGGCATCGTCCAGGGCGGCATGTACGCGGAGCTGCGCCAGCGCTCCCTGGCCGGGCTCACCGAGATCGGCTACGACGGCTACGCCATCGGCGGGCTGTCGGTGGGCGAGCCGGAAGACGAGCGCAACCGGGTGCTGGACGGGCTCGCGCCGCGCATGCCCGCGGACAAGCCGCGCTATCTGATGGGCGTGGGGCGTCCGGAGGACATCGTCGAGGCGGTGCGCCGGGGGGTGGACATGTTCGATTGCGTGATCCCCACCCGCAATGCCCGCAACGGCTTCCTGTACACCCACGAGGGTGTGCTGCGCATCCGCAACAGCCGTCATGCGAAGGACACCGGTCCCATCGATGAACGATGCGACTGTTACGCGTGTCAGAACTACAGTCGGGCTTATCTGCGGCACTTGGAAAAATGCAACGAGATACTGGGGGCGCGGCTGGCCACCATACACAATCTGCACTACTACCAGACGCTGATGCGGGAGCTGCGCGAGGCTATCGCCGAGGGGCGGCTGGAGCAGTATGTGGCGGACTTTTATGCGTTGCGGTCGCCGAACTTGCGGTCGCACAAGGACAACCCTGTGACATAA
- the secF gene encoding protein translocase subunit SecF, which yields MMKRELNIDFMAGGKRRVALVLSVLLILLSLASLFTRGVNLGIDFTGGTLIEVSYPESVELPAVRQTLEERGYDRAVVQHFGTARDVLIRVPPRTGDDDNAVSREAISEDVFDALRDAAPQVERQRVEFVGPQIGDQLTEQGGLAMLYALIGILIYVALRFEKRFALGSVVALVHDVIITLGVFSALQIEFDLTVLAAVLAVIGYSLNDTIVVFDRIRENFLRMRKGSPAEVMNASINQTLSRTLTTSFTTLLVVLALFYLGGEIIHSFALALLLGIVVGTYSSIFVASNLTLAMGVSKQDLLPPVETEDEEEAP from the coding sequence ATGATGAAACGCGAACTCAATATCGATTTCATGGCCGGCGGCAAGCGGCGGGTGGCGCTGGTGCTGTCCGTGCTGCTGATTCTGCTCTCGCTGGCTTCCCTGTTTACCCGTGGCGTCAACCTGGGCATCGACTTCACCGGCGGCACCCTGATCGAGGTGTCCTACCCCGAATCGGTGGAACTGCCGGCGGTGCGTCAGACCCTGGAAGAGCGCGGTTACGACCGGGCGGTGGTGCAGCACTTCGGCACCGCTCGAGATGTGCTGATCCGGGTGCCGCCCCGCACCGGTGACGATGACAATGCCGTCAGTCGCGAGGCCATCAGCGAGGACGTGTTCGATGCGCTGCGCGATGCCGCCCCGCAGGTGGAGCGCCAGCGGGTGGAGTTCGTCGGGCCGCAGATCGGGGACCAGCTCACCGAGCAGGGCGGGCTGGCCATGCTCTATGCGCTCATCGGTATCCTGATCTACGTGGCGCTGCGCTTCGAGAAGCGCTTCGCCCTGGGGTCCGTGGTGGCGCTGGTGCACGATGTGATCATCACGCTGGGGGTGTTCTCGGCGCTGCAGATCGAGTTCGACCTGACCGTGCTGGCGGCGGTCCTGGCGGTGATCGGCTACTCGCTCAACGATACCATCGTGGTGTTCGACCGCATTCGCGAGAACTTCCTGCGCATGCGCAAGGGCAGCCCGGCGGAGGTGATGAACGCCTCCATCAATCAGACGCTGAGCCGTACGCTGACCACCTCGTTCACCACCTTGCTGGTGGTGCTGGCGCTGTTCTACCTGGGCGGCGAGATCATCCACTCCTTCGCGCTGGCGCTGCTGCTGGGCATCGTGGTGGGCACCTATTCGTCCATCTTCGTTGCCAGCAATCTCACCCTTGCCATGGGTGTGAGCAAGCAGGACCTGCTGCCGCCTGTGGAGACGGAAGACGAAGAAGAGGCGCCCTGA
- a CDS encoding DUF938 domain-containing protein: MHTKPWSEACARNREPILQVLREHFLKPGWVLEIGSGTGQHAAWFAPALPHLVWQPSDREENLPGIRAWCAEADCRNLRPPLVLDVDQPWPVQACDYVFSANTVHIMGWASVERLFQGVGRYLAPGGLFVLYGPFHYGGRPTSESNAAFDAQLRRRDPAMGIRDYEALNALAGRNGLEKVADHALPANNHALVWRRLND; the protein is encoded by the coding sequence ATGCACACGAAACCCTGGTCGGAGGCCTGTGCCCGAAACCGCGAGCCGATTCTGCAGGTGTTGCGCGAGCATTTCCTGAAACCGGGCTGGGTGCTGGAGATCGGCAGTGGCACGGGCCAGCATGCCGCCTGGTTCGCGCCGGCCTTGCCCCATCTGGTCTGGCAGCCCAGCGACCGGGAGGAGAACCTTCCCGGTATACGTGCCTGGTGCGCCGAGGCGGATTGTCGAAATCTGCGCCCGCCGCTGGTGCTGGATGTGGACCAGCCCTGGCCCGTGCAGGCCTGTGATTACGTCTTTTCCGCCAATACCGTGCACATCATGGGCTGGGCCAGCGTGGAGCGCCTGTTCCAGGGGGTGGGACGGTATCTGGCGCCAGGCGGACTGTTCGTGCTCTACGGGCCCTTCCATTACGGAGGGCGGCCTACCAGCGAGAGCAATGCGGCTTTCGACGCGCAGTTGCGCCGTCGAGATCCGGCCATGGGGATCCGGGATTACGAGGCGCTCAACGCGCTGGCCGGGCGCAACGGGCTGGAGAAAGTGGCCGATCATGCGCTGCCGGCCAACAACCATGCCCTGGTCTGGCGCCGGCTAAACGATTGA
- a CDS encoding CAP domain-containing protein: MRLFVVGPLVCALLLAFALWGLLSGVPKAAGEHGAGVAPLVERPPPASPAAGRLERALLAEINAVRQVHGVAALQASTRLAGQARRDSWARASRRTGRVEMPPAPFASRLRLAPRLRGRLEWGVPAATVFPEAWLDGAESRAILLDPRWSAAGVGVWPGRGYLLITVLPTGY, encoded by the coding sequence ATGCGCTTGTTCGTGGTGGGGCCCTTGGTATGCGCGCTGCTGCTGGCCTTCGCACTGTGGGGGCTGCTGTCCGGTGTGCCGAAGGCGGCCGGCGAGCACGGTGCGGGGGTGGCGCCATTGGTCGAACGGCCGCCGCCGGCGTCTCCAGCCGCGGGGCGTTTGGAGCGCGCGCTGCTGGCCGAAATCAACGCCGTGCGTCAGGTCCATGGGGTGGCGGCGCTGCAGGCCAGTACCCGGCTTGCGGGACAGGCCAGGCGGGATAGCTGGGCGCGCGCCTCGCGCCGAACGGGCCGGGTGGAAATGCCTCCAGCACCCTTCGCCTCCAGGCTCAGGCTGGCGCCGCGCCTGCGTGGGCGGCTGGAATGGGGAGTGCCGGCGGCGACCGTGTTTCCTGAAGCCTGGCTGGATGGCGCGGAGAGTCGCGCCATCCTGCTCGATCCGCGCTGGTCTGCGGCCGGGGTGGGCGTATGGCCGGGGCGGGGTTACCTTCTGATCACCGTCCTGCCCACCGGCTACTGA
- the cysE gene encoding serine O-acetyltransferase, whose translation MFQRLREDIQCVRERDPAARNAFEVFTSYPGFHALLMHRCNHWLWRRGLRWLARFLSLFARWLTGVEIHPGARIGRRFFIDHGMGVVIGETAEIGDDCTLYHGVTLGGTSWEAGKRHPTLANDVVVGAGAKILGPLQVGTGARIGSNAVVLKDVPEGATMVGIPARVAGVRHAAADSDARRREAVARKIGFDAYGTTADMPDPVARALNALLDHVHVTDQRLEEIRTAVRGLGGEVADRPVPDIEDCKLSDDAADEVGGGR comes from the coding sequence ATGTTTCAGCGGCTCAGAGAAGATATCCAGTGCGTGCGCGAGCGCGACCCCGCCGCCCGCAACGCTTTTGAAGTGTTCACCAGCTATCCGGGCTTCCACGCCCTGCTCATGCACCGGTGCAATCACTGGCTGTGGCGCCGGGGGTTGCGTTGGCTGGCGCGTTTCTTGTCCCTGTTCGCCCGTTGGCTCACCGGCGTCGAGATCCACCCGGGCGCGCGCATCGGTCGGCGGTTTTTCATCGACCACGGCATGGGGGTGGTGATCGGCGAGACCGCCGAGATCGGCGACGACTGCACGCTGTACCACGGCGTCACCCTGGGGGGCACCAGCTGGGAGGCGGGCAAGCGCCACCCCACGCTGGCCAATGACGTGGTGGTGGGGGCCGGGGCCAAGATTCTCGGGCCGCTGCAGGTGGGCACCGGCGCGCGCATCGGCTCCAATGCGGTGGTGCTCAAGGACGTCCCCGAGGGCGCCACCATGGTGGGCATCCCGGCGCGGGTGGCCGGCGTGCGCCATGCCGCGGCCGACAGCGATGCCCGTCGGCGCGAGGCCGTGGCCCGCAAGATCGGTTTCGATGCCTACGGCACCACGGCGGACATGCCCGACCCGGTGGCCCGGGCGTTGAACGCGTTGCTGGATCATGTGCACGTCACCGACCAGCGTCTGGAAGAAATCCGCACGGCCGTGCGCGGATTGGGCGGCGAGGTGGCCGACCGGCCAGTACCCGATATCGAAGATTGCAAGCTCTCCGACGATGCCGCCGACGAGGTGGGCGGGGGCCGCTGA
- a CDS encoding RNA methyltransferase: MKLLDAVRIVLIGTTHPGNIGSAARAMKTMGVQDLQLVAPERFPAPEATANAAHAADVLEAAGVHEELDQALAGAGLVVGLTARSRRLGAPSLEARPCAERLMREATRHPVALLFGREHSGLSNAELDRCHYVVHIPANPDYPVMNLAAAVQVMCYELRMAAMTGEAPTPEALPEVAGAEHLEGFYRHLEQLLEDTGYLRRFSPEVLMRRLRHLFNRARPSSEELNILRGMLSAMERHKRGRD, encoded by the coding sequence ATGAAGCTACTCGACGCTGTGCGCATCGTGCTGATCGGCACCACGCATCCCGGCAACATCGGCTCCGCCGCCCGCGCCATGAAGACCATGGGCGTGCAGGATCTGCAACTGGTGGCGCCGGAGCGCTTCCCGGCCCCCGAGGCCACCGCCAACGCGGCCCATGCCGCGGATGTACTGGAGGCCGCCGGCGTACACGAAGAGCTGGACCAGGCCCTGGCCGGGGCCGGTCTGGTGGTGGGGCTCACCGCCCGCAGCCGTCGCCTGGGGGCACCGTCCCTGGAAGCTCGTCCCTGTGCTGAGCGGCTGATGCGCGAGGCGACGCGCCACCCGGTGGCGCTGTTGTTCGGGCGGGAGCATTCGGGGTTGAGCAATGCGGAGCTGGATCGTTGCCACTACGTGGTGCACATCCCCGCCAATCCGGATTACCCGGTGATGAACCTGGCGGCGGCGGTGCAGGTGATGTGCTACGAGCTGCGCATGGCGGCGATGACCGGCGAGGCGCCGACGCCGGAGGCCCTGCCCGAGGTGGCGGGCGCCGAGCATCTGGAAGGCTTCTATCGGCATCTGGAGCAGTTGCTGGAGGACACCGGTTATCTGCGCCGTTTCAGCCCCGAGGTGCTGATGCGCCGGCTGCGGCATCTGTTCAACCGCGCCCGGCCAAGCTCCGAGGAGCTGAACATTCTGCGCGGCATGCTGAGCGCCATGGAGCGCCACAAGCGGGGGCGCGATTGA
- the secD gene encoding protein translocase subunit SecD, with translation MNRYPLWKYILLLAVLVVGLLYALPNLYGEDPAVQIADGNGDAPGEAVRQQVLELLGERNIAVKADEVLDGRYLVRLRDESAQLRAVDEVAAALGREYVVAPNLAPDTPEWLRNLNARPMYLGLDLRGGVHFLMEVDVDAALRQASERYVNEFRNLMREERVRYQGVNLREQGLVLRFDRAPERNRALSVLREEHRDLQFEQQERDGAFWLIATLPEERQLEIAQFAVQQNITTLRNRVNELGVAEPVIQRQGPRHIVVQLPGVQDTARAKEILGATATLQFRAVDMNYLDYRGGGGISVPPGSEVLPQRGGGEVVLKRQVILTGESITDASAGFDPERGRPMVSVRLDSAGGTIMQRFTSENVKDYMAVLFIEPRVETVRTADGELVKRRTRVEEVINVAQIQDSFGSRFQITGLDSAREAQNLSLLLRAGSLAAPMEIVEERTIGPSLGQQNIDQGFTAVVVGFLLVVVFMAVYYKVFGLIANLALFVNLVLIIAVLSMLQATLTLPGIAGIVLTVGMAVDANVLIFERIREELRAGVSAQSAIQGGYGKAFSTIADANITTLIAAIVLFTFGTGPIKGFAVTLSIGILSSMLTAIMGTRAVVNALYGGRRVAKLPI, from the coding sequence ATGAATCGCTATCCACTGTGGAAGTACATCCTGTTGCTGGCCGTCCTGGTGGTCGGCCTGCTGTATGCACTGCCCAACCTCTATGGCGAGGATCCCGCCGTGCAGATCGCCGACGGCAATGGCGATGCCCCGGGCGAGGCGGTCCGCCAACAGGTGCTGGAGTTGCTGGGCGAGCGGAATATCGCCGTCAAGGCCGACGAGGTTCTGGATGGGCGTTACCTGGTGCGGCTGCGGGACGAGTCCGCCCAGTTGCGGGCCGTGGACGAGGTGGCCGCGGCTCTCGGCCGGGAATACGTGGTGGCGCCGAACCTGGCGCCGGACACGCCCGAGTGGCTGCGCAACCTGAACGCCCGTCCCATGTACCTGGGGCTGGATCTGCGGGGTGGCGTGCACTTTCTGATGGAAGTGGACGTGGACGCCGCGCTGCGCCAGGCCAGCGAGCGCTACGTCAACGAATTTCGCAATCTGATGCGCGAGGAGCGGGTCCGCTACCAGGGCGTGAACCTGCGTGAGCAGGGCCTGGTGCTCCGTTTTGACCGCGCGCCGGAGCGCAACCGGGCGCTGAGCGTGCTGCGCGAGGAGCATCGCGACCTGCAATTCGAGCAGCAGGAGCGCGACGGCGCGTTCTGGCTGATTGCCACCCTGCCCGAGGAGCGGCAGCTGGAGATCGCCCAGTTCGCCGTGCAGCAGAACATTACCACCCTGCGCAACCGCGTCAACGAACTGGGTGTCGCCGAGCCGGTGATCCAGCGCCAGGGCCCCCGCCACATCGTGGTGCAGTTGCCCGGCGTGCAGGATACCGCCCGGGCCAAGGAGATCCTCGGCGCCACCGCCACCCTGCAGTTCCGCGCCGTGGACATGAATTATCTGGATTATCGCGGCGGTGGTGGCATCAGTGTGCCGCCCGGCTCCGAGGTGCTGCCCCAACGGGGTGGTGGCGAGGTGGTCTTGAAGCGCCAGGTGATCCTCACCGGTGAATCGATTACCGACGCCAGCGCCGGATTCGACCCGGAGCGCGGTCGGCCCATGGTCAGTGTGCGGCTGGATTCCGCCGGCGGCACCATCATGCAGCGCTTCACCAGCGAGAACGTCAAGGATTACATGGCGGTGCTGTTCATCGAGCCGCGGGTGGAAACCGTCCGCACGGCGGATGGCGAGCTGGTCAAGCGGCGCACCCGGGTGGAAGAGGTGATCAACGTCGCCCAGATCCAGGACAGCTTCGGCAGCCGCTTCCAGATCACCGGCCTGGACAGCGCCCGGGAGGCCCAGAACCTCTCGCTGCTGCTGCGGGCGGGTTCGCTGGCCGCGCCTATGGAGATCGTCGAGGAGCGCACCATCGGCCCCAGCCTCGGGCAGCAGAACATCGATCAGGGCTTTACCGCCGTGGTGGTGGGCTTTCTGCTGGTGGTCGTGTTCATGGCGGTGTACTACAAGGTCTTCGGCCTGATCGCGAACCTCGCCCTGTTCGTCAATCTGGTGTTGATCATCGCCGTGCTGTCCATGCTGCAGGCCACCCTGACCCTGCCGGGCATTGCCGGCATCGTGCTCACGGTGGGCATGGCGGTGGACGCCAATGTGCTGATCTTCGAGCGCATCCGTGAAGAGTTGCGCGCCGGCGTGAGCGCCCAATCCGCCATCCAGGGCGGCTACGGCAAGGCCTTCTCCACCATCGCCGACGCCAACATCACTACCCTGATCGCGGCGATCGTTCTGTTCACCTTCGGCACCGGCCCCATCAAGGGCTTCGCGGTCACTCTGTCCATTGGCATACTCAGCTCCATGCTGACGGCCATCATGGGCACCCGGGCGGTGGTCAACGCCCTCTACGGCGGCCGCCGCGTGGCCAAACTGCCCATCTGA
- a CDS encoding CsbD family protein, with the protein MNSDQLQGKWRQLKGEAIRQWGKLSSDDADVVQGDREALIGKIQERYGKSREEAEREVNDWIHRM; encoded by the coding sequence ATGAACAGTGATCAGCTACAGGGCAAATGGCGCCAGCTCAAGGGCGAGGCAATTCGCCAGTGGGGCAAGCTCAGCAGCGACGATGCGGACGTGGTCCAGGGCGACCGGGAGGCCTTGATCGGCAAGATTCAGGAGCGCTACGGCAAGAGCCGTGAGGAGGCGGAACGGGAAGTGAACGACTGGATTCATCGGATGTAA
- the queA gene encoding tRNA preQ1(34) S-adenosylmethionine ribosyltransferase-isomerase QueA has translation MQRADFHFELPPELIAEHPLAQRSGSRLLCLNGRDGSLADRRFADIEQLLEPGDLLVLNDTRVIPARLHGHKASGGKVEVLVERLLEEHRALVHLRASKSPKPGTELRLEDELQAVVEGREADCFVLRFQAETPLLTLLERYGHMPLPPYIRRPDEDADRERYQTVYARRPGAVAAPTAGLHFDEALLARLRERGVEQAFATLHVGAGTFQPVRVDRLDEHPMHREYLEVSEDLVAAVARTRARGGRVVAVGTTVVRALESAAADGELAPFQGDTEIFIYPGYRYRVVDALITNFHLPESTLIMLVSAFAGHEHTLNAYRHAVAERYRFFSYGDAMFIWPRAEEGDHAL, from the coding sequence CGGGCGTGACGGCAGCCTTGCCGACCGGCGTTTCGCCGATATCGAACAGCTTCTGGAACCGGGCGATCTGCTGGTGCTCAACGACACCCGGGTGATCCCCGCGCGGCTCCATGGCCACAAGGCCAGCGGCGGCAAGGTGGAAGTGCTGGTGGAGCGGTTGCTGGAGGAGCACCGGGCGCTGGTGCATCTGCGTGCCAGCAAGTCCCCCAAACCCGGCACCGAGCTGCGGCTGGAGGATGAGCTGCAAGCCGTCGTGGAAGGCCGCGAGGCCGATTGCTTCGTGCTGCGTTTCCAGGCCGAGACGCCCCTGCTCACGCTGCTGGAGCGCTACGGCCACATGCCCCTGCCCCCTTACATTCGCCGCCCCGACGAGGACGCGGACCGGGAGCGCTACCAGACTGTGTACGCCCGCCGCCCCGGTGCGGTGGCCGCGCCCACGGCGGGCCTGCATTTCGACGAGGCGCTGCTCGCCCGGCTGCGCGAGCGGGGCGTGGAGCAGGCTTTCGCCACCCTGCACGTGGGGGCGGGCACCTTCCAGCCGGTGCGGGTCGACCGCCTGGACGAGCACCCTATGCACCGGGAATACCTGGAGGTCTCCGAGGATCTGGTGGCGGCGGTGGCGCGCACCCGGGCCCGGGGCGGACGGGTGGTGGCCGTGGGGACCACCGTGGTGCGGGCGCTGGAAAGTGCCGCCGCCGACGGCGAGCTGGCGCCCTTCCAGGGGGATACCGAGATCTTCATCTATCCCGGCTACCGCTACCGGGTGGTGGATGCGCTGATCACCAACTTTCACCTGCCCGAATCCACCCTGATCATGCTGGTCAGCGCCTTCGCCGGCCACGAACACACCCTGAATGCCTATCGCCACGCGGTGGCCGAGCGCTACCGCTTCTTCAGTTACGGCGATGCCATGTTCATCTGGCCCCGGGCCGAGGAGGGCGACCATGCGCTTTGA
- a CDS encoding cysteine desulfurase family protein codes for MAPIYLDYAATTPCDPAVIARMSAFLGEEGAFANPSSAHGPGQVAAQAVARARAQVAALINAEPEGLVWTSGATEANNLALLGALRLARARGRGGQVVTGATEHPSVLAACAQLEREGVKVTRLFPDAGGVIAPEAVAAALRDDTALVSLMHVNNETGAVQDVAAMTALAHAAGALMHVDAVQAAGRLPIDVTDWGVDLLSLSAHKLYGPKGVGVLYRRARPLLRLAPLVHGGGQEQGLRSGTLATHQIVGMGEACALAAARLPEEAARLYALKTRLREGLLALGAVQLNGPEQGAPHILNLAFGCVHGEALAEDIGAQLAVSAGSACSAVSGKPSPVLRAMGVPDALAHASLRFSLGRGSTERDVDAAVEIVSRAVHRLRACSPLWRDFQAGASLRALYAGDRDHGLV; via the coding sequence ATGGCGCCAATTTACCTGGATTATGCGGCCACCACCCCCTGCGACCCGGCGGTGATCGCCCGCATGAGCGCGTTCCTGGGCGAGGAGGGCGCCTTCGCGAACCCCTCCTCCGCGCATGGGCCGGGGCAGGTGGCCGCTCAGGCGGTGGCCCGGGCCCGCGCCCAGGTGGCGGCATTGATCAATGCCGAGCCCGAGGGGCTGGTGTGGACCTCCGGTGCCACCGAAGCCAATAACCTCGCGCTGCTGGGCGCCTTGCGCCTTGCCCGCGCCCGGGGGCGAGGCGGGCAGGTGGTGACCGGCGCCACCGAGCACCCGTCGGTGCTGGCCGCCTGCGCCCAATTGGAACGGGAAGGGGTGAAGGTCACCCGCCTGTTCCCGGACGCTGGCGGGGTGATCGCCCCCGAAGCCGTCGCGGCCGCGCTGCGCGACGACACGGCGCTGGTCTCGCTGATGCACGTCAACAACGAAACCGGCGCGGTGCAGGACGTCGCCGCCATGACGGCGCTGGCCCACGCGGCGGGTGCGCTGATGCATGTGGATGCGGTGCAGGCCGCGGGGCGCCTGCCCATCGACGTGACGGATTGGGGCGTGGATCTGCTGAGTCTGTCCGCCCACAAGCTCTACGGGCCCAAGGGCGTGGGCGTGCTCTACCGCCGGGCGCGGCCGCTGCTGCGCCTGGCGCCGCTGGTCCATGGCGGCGGCCAGGAGCAGGGGCTGCGCAGCGGCACCCTGGCCACCCACCAGATCGTCGGCATGGGCGAGGCCTGCGCACTGGCCGCCGCCCGCCTGCCGGAAGAGGCCGCCCGGCTATATGCCCTGAAGACGCGGCTGCGCGAGGGCTTGCTGGCCCTGGGCGCGGTGCAGCTCAACGGCCCGGAGCAGGGCGCGCCGCATATCCTCAACCTCGCCTTCGGCTGCGTGCACGGCGAAGCCCTGGCCGAGGACATCGGCGCGCAATTGGCCGTGTCCGCCGGTTCCGCCTGCAGCGCCGTGAGCGGCAAGCCCTCGCCGGTGCTGCGGGCCATGGGGGTGCCGGATGCCTTGGCCCACGCGAGCCTGCGCTTCAGCCTGGGGCGGGGGAGCACGGAACGGGACGTGGATGCCGCGGTCGAAATAGTCAGCCGGGCGGTTCACCGCCTGCGCGCATGTTCGCCCCTGTGGCGGGATTTTCAGGCCGGCGCCTCGCTGCGGGCGCTCTATGCGGGAGACCGGGATCATGGCCTGGTCTGA
- the suhB gene encoding inositol-1-monophosphatase → MHPMVNMAVRAARAAGNIIVRHMDRLDAVSIESKGRNDFVSDVDRLAEQEIIQILRKAYPHHAILGEESGAHGQADDEYLWVIDPLDGTTNYLHGVPHFAVSIALRHQGRLEAGVIYDPLRQELFTAARGQGAQLDGRRIRVSDRRGLDGALLGTGFPFKAQQHMDAYLDMFRALSRHASDLRRAGAASLDLAYVACGRLDGFWEIGLQPWDIAAGALLIQEAGGIVGDLQGGPSFLDSGHVVAGNRKVFSGMVREIRPHCTPALLGQSA, encoded by the coding sequence ATGCACCCCATGGTCAACATGGCCGTACGCGCCGCCCGCGCGGCCGGCAACATCATCGTCCGCCACATGGATCGTCTGGACGCGGTGAGCATTGAATCCAAGGGGCGCAACGATTTCGTCAGCGATGTGGATCGCCTGGCCGAGCAGGAGATCATCCAGATCCTGCGCAAGGCCTATCCCCACCACGCCATCCTCGGCGAGGAATCCGGCGCCCACGGCCAGGCCGATGACGAGTACCTGTGGGTGATCGACCCGCTGGACGGCACCACCAACTACCTCCATGGCGTGCCGCATTTTGCCGTCTCCATCGCACTCAGGCATCAGGGCAGACTGGAAGCGGGCGTGATCTACGACCCGCTGCGCCAGGAGCTGTTCACCGCGGCCCGCGGCCAGGGTGCCCAGCTGGACGGTCGGCGCATTCGCGTGAGCGATCGCCGGGGGCTGGACGGCGCGCTGCTGGGCACCGGCTTCCCCTTCAAGGCCCAACAGCACATGGATGCGTACCTGGACATGTTCCGGGCGCTGAGCCGCCATGCCAGCGATCTGCGCCGCGCCGGCGCCGCCTCGCTGGACCTGGCCTACGTGGCCTGCGGTCGGCTGGACGGCTTCTGGGAAATCGGCCTGCAGCCCTGGGACATCGCCGCCGGCGCGCTGCTGATCCAGGAGGCCGGCGGCATCGTCGGCGACCTCCAGGGCGGCCCCAGCTTCCTCGACAGCGGTCATGTGGTGGCAGGCAACCGCAAGGTGTTCAGCGGCATGGTCCGCGAGATCCGCCCCCATTGCACCCCGGCCCTGCTGGGCCAGAGCGCCTGA